The Gossypium arboreum isolate Shixiya-1 chromosome 4, ASM2569848v2, whole genome shotgun sequence DNA segment TCGGAGCTCTTCAACATGGGTGAACAAGCCCAAACCTCCAGATTTTCCAGGAAAAAAGCTTCTAGGAAACAAACAAACCCTAGAATTTGCACTTTCAAGACTCCTGAGGAACAGAAAAGCAGTTCGGATAACGTGAGAAATGACAAGGATATCCTCGTTTCAACGAGGTCGTCGAATTCAAGGGAAGAATCGAAAGAGGCAGGCGAGAATAACAACGTGGAAGAAGATAAAGAAGAAGGCGAAGGAGAAGGAGAGAGAGAACTGAAAGGGTACTCGAGAAGTGAAGTGACGGTAATAGACACCAGCTGCCCCGTGTGGAAAGTTGACAAGCTTATCTTTAGGAGGAAAAATATCTGGAAAGTTAAGGACAAGAAAGGAAAGTCACGCACCATTGGTAGAAAGAAGAGGAAACCTCCTCCATCTGACATCAACAATGTTGGTATTTCTAATAAGAAACCAAAGATTTCGAGTTTGGAGCTTCGGTCACTCAAAGAAACTAGTGGAAGAGAATGTGGGTCGCCTGCAAATCATGTAAGTTTTAA contains these protein-coding regions:
- the LOC108458135 gene encoding uncharacterized protein LOC108458135 isoform X1; this encodes MLCSIPTAKSGSNWLDRLRSSKGFPTGDNLDLDHFLANPNPSDSPITNASDSPNSNSESTHSNDGQLQNPKPPPPEAISSDPEGDKEWFGIMSNVLSELFNMGEQAQTSRFSRKKASRKQTNPRICTFKTPEEQKSSSDNVRNDKDILVSTRSSNSREESKEAGENNNVEEDKEEGEGEGERELKGYSRSEVTVIDTSCPVWKVDKLIFRRKNIWKVKDKKGKSRTIGRKKRKPPPSDINNVGISNKKPKISSLELRSLKETSGRECGSPANHGWNGPDDKEEEVRDEGPADLTQVLRKRFPFSRLPRKSGKGSSVVLMKAIPTGKKNGAKLAKNGLKDSQRQYKT
- the LOC108458135 gene encoding uncharacterized protein LOC108458135 isoform X2, producing MLCSIPTAKSGSNWLDRLRSSKGFPTGDNLDLDHFLANPNPSDSPITNASDSPNSNSESTHSNDGQLQNPKPPPPEAISSDPEGDKEWFGIMSNVLSELFNMGEQAQTSRFSRKKASRKQTNPRICTFKTPEEQKSSSDNVRNDKDILVSTRSSNSREESKEAGENNNVEEDKEEGEGEGERELKGYSRSEVTVIDTSCPVWKVDKLIFRRKNIWKVKDKKGKSRTIGRKKRKPPPSDINNVGISNKKPKISSLELRSLKETSGRECGSPANHGWNGPDDKEEEVRDEGPADLTQVLRKRLPRKSGKGSSVVLMKAIPTGKKNGAKLAKNGLKDSQRQYKT